The genomic window CTGGGCTGGGGGCTGGCGCCCATGATCGCGGCGAACGGCGGAATCCGCACGATGGCGCCGTGCGGGTTTCACCCTTCCAAAATCCAGGCGATCCGACTCACGAGAATCTGCACCGAAGCAACGAATAGGTTGGCGGTGAGCGCAGCGAACCCCAACGGCTTGAGTACCCATCCTATGCGTTGAGGAGTGGGTTGGCGGTGTGCAGCGAACCCAAACGGCGTGGGGTTGCGCCATCACCGATGTTGGGATGCGCTACGCTTACCCCAACCTACTCAGGACTGTGGCCGAGGGGCAGCGAAAGCAAAGCTACCCGAGCATGTTGCATCATCAACCGATGCGATACCGACGCACCTGGCAACCGGGCGGCACCTACTTCGTCACGGTCAATCTGGCTGATCGCTCCAGCCGCCTGTTGGAAGCCCAAGTGGATGCCCTGCGAAACGTGGTCCGACGGGTCAAGGCACGTCATCCGTTCGCTATCCTCGCTTGGGTAGTCATGCCCGACCATTTGCATGTGCTTTGGAAGCTGCCTGACGGCGACAGCGACAACGCAACGCGTTGGGCGCTCATCAAGGCCGGATTCTCGCGCACCATTCCCGCCCGCGAACGAGTCAGTTCCAGTCGCCGCAGCAAAGGCGAACGCGGCATCTGGCAACGACGGTTTTGGGAACACCTCATCACCGACGAGGAAGATCTTTCCCGTCACTTCGATTACATCCACATCAACCCGGTCAAGCACGGCCATGCCCGACGAGCAGCCGATTGGCCTTACAGTTCCATCCACCGATACATCCGCGCCGGATGGATGACGGCCGAATGGGCCGCAGACCCCGAGGAAGCGAGCGTCGAAACGGGTGAGCGCAACCAGCCGCTCAAGGAATAGGTTGGCGGTGAGCGGAGCGAACCCCAACGCCGGGGCGTCGCGGCATCACCGATGTTGGGGTGCGCTACGCTTACCCCAACCTATGCGGGCTATGCGGGCTGAACAACGGCATGGACTTCAAATGAACGATCCCGATGGCTTCCGAAGTAAGGAATGTGACGGGGTTAGTCCGAGTGCCATAGCCACCTTATACTATTCGGCAGCCTTCGGCGACTCTTTCACATTTCCCTCGTAAGCGTGAGCAAGCGCCAACTCATGGTTTGATGCAACTGAGTATGCACGACTCACCGGAGCTGGAGGTTCCCTAAGCCCGAGAAGCACAACAAATAGGGCAAGTCCAAGAAACAATCCTACACCGAAAATTCCAATCAAGTCAGCTTCCCCGTTGTACCAGTGCCCGCCGAATGACCGAGTTGCCAAAATTAGCCCATAGAGCAACAGCCCATATAACAACAACGACAAGCCAGCTATGGTTGCGCACGCAAAGATTGTCGGACGATGATTGTTAGGAAAGAAGTCCACGAATACACCACTCTTTATTTGCATCTTATTTTGACCAATTCCACTTACAATTCTCGCCAAGGGATGTTTGGCGGAGGCAACTGGCCTAACGTCGACTCTCACTGGCGCATCCGAATCTACTGAAAATTCAAATGCCCACGTATCTTCGGGCGGAAACCGCATAAATTCAATCTCCCAACATTTAGAATGGGCAATTGAACTCCTGACTCTAGCGTTTCCACAATAGATAGCTGCGTCACCAAGATGAAGCCGA from Rhodanobacteraceae bacterium includes these protein-coding regions:
- a CDS encoding transposase: MRYRRTWQPGGTYFVTVNLADRSSRLLEAQVDALRNVVRRVKARHPFAILAWVVMPDHLHVLWKLPDGDSDNATRWALIKAGFSRTIPARERVSSSRRSKGERGIWQRRFWEHLITDEEDLSRHFDYIHINPVKHGHARRAADWPYSSIHRYIRAGWMTAEWAADPEEASVETGERNQPLKE